From one Pseudomonas fluorescens genomic stretch:
- the fliJ gene encoding flagellar export protein FliJ, whose translation MAQPSRAARLAPVVEMAENAERQAAQRLGQFQQQVNMAQVKLAELDRFREDYQLQWIDRGGQGVSGSWLVNYQSFLGQLEAAMTQQRQSLAWHQNNLKNARGTWQQAYARVEGLRKLVQRYIDEARMIEDKREQKLLDELSQRLPRHDRY comes from the coding sequence ATGGCTCAGCCCAGCCGTGCCGCGCGTCTGGCGCCGGTGGTGGAGATGGCGGAAAACGCCGAACGCCAAGCCGCCCAGCGCCTGGGGCAGTTCCAGCAGCAAGTCAACATGGCCCAGGTCAAGCTCGCCGAACTCGATCGCTTTCGCGAAGACTACCAGTTGCAGTGGATCGACCGCGGCGGGCAGGGCGTGTCCGGCAGCTGGCTGGTCAATTACCAGAGCTTTCTCGGTCAGCTGGAAGCGGCCATGACCCAGCAGCGCCAGAGCCTGGCCTGGCACCAGAACAACCTGAAAAACGCCCGTGGTACCTGGCAGCAGGCCTATGCGCGGGTCGAAGGCTTGCGCAAACTGGTGCAGCGCTACATCGATGAGGCGCGGATGATCGAGGACAAGCGTGAGCAGAAGTTGCTCGATGAGCTGTCCCAGCGCCTGCCGCGCCACGACCGCTACTGA
- the fliI gene encoding flagellar protein export ATPase FliI has translation MRLERTSFGKRLGAYADAVNLPSQPVVEGRLLRMVGLTLEAEGLRAAVGSRCVVINDDSYHPVRVEAEVMGFAGGKVFLMPVGSVAGIAPGARVVPLADSGRLPMGMSMLGRVLDGAGRALDGKGGMKAEDWVPMDGPTINPLNRDPISQPLDVGIRSINGLLTVGRGQRLGLFAGTGVGKSVLLGMMTRFTEADIIVVGLIGERGREVKEFIEHILGEEGLKRSVVVASPADDAPLMRLRAAMYCTRIAEYFRDKGKNVLLLMDSLTRFAQAQREIALAIGEPPATKGYPPSVFAKLPKLVERAGNGEAGGGSITAFYTVLSEGDDQQDPIADSARGVLDGHIVLSRRLAEEGHYPAIDIEASISRVMPQVVSPEQMTEAQQFKQLWSRLSQSRDLISVGAYVAGGDAETDLAIALQPRLVHFLRQGLNDNVGMQQSREHLASVFAQPAAGG, from the coding sequence ATGCGCCTTGAACGAACCAGTTTCGGCAAGCGCCTGGGCGCTTACGCCGACGCCGTCAATTTACCGTCCCAGCCAGTGGTCGAAGGCCGCCTGCTGCGCATGGTCGGCCTGACTCTCGAAGCCGAAGGCCTGCGCGCGGCGGTCGGCAGTCGCTGTGTGGTGATCAACGACGACAGCTATCACCCGGTGCGGGTCGAGGCTGAGGTCATGGGCTTTGCTGGCGGCAAGGTGTTCCTCATGCCGGTCGGCAGCGTTGCCGGCATTGCCCCGGGTGCGCGTGTGGTGCCGCTGGCCGATAGCGGCCGCTTGCCCATGGGCATGAGCATGCTCGGGCGGGTGCTTGACGGTGCCGGACGAGCCCTGGACGGCAAGGGCGGGATGAAAGCCGAAGACTGGGTGCCCATGGATGGCCCGACCATCAACCCGCTCAACCGCGACCCGATCAGCCAGCCGCTGGATGTCGGCATTCGCAGCATCAACGGATTGTTGACGGTCGGCCGAGGCCAGCGCCTGGGTCTGTTTGCCGGTACCGGCGTCGGTAAGAGTGTGCTGCTGGGCATGATGACCCGCTTTACCGAAGCGGACATCATCGTCGTCGGCCTGATCGGTGAGCGCGGTCGCGAGGTCAAGGAATTCATCGAGCATATTCTTGGTGAAGAAGGCCTCAAACGCTCGGTGGTGGTGGCATCGCCCGCCGACGATGCGCCGCTGATGCGCTTGCGTGCGGCAATGTACTGTACGCGCATCGCCGAGTACTTTCGCGACAAGGGCAAGAACGTCCTGTTGCTGATGGATTCGTTGACCCGTTTCGCCCAGGCCCAGCGGGAAATCGCCCTGGCCATCGGCGAGCCGCCGGCGACCAAGGGTTATCCGCCGTCGGTGTTCGCCAAGCTGCCCAAGCTGGTGGAGCGCGCCGGTAACGGCGAGGCCGGTGGCGGCTCGATCACCGCTTTCTATACCGTACTGTCCGAAGGTGACGACCAGCAGGACCCGATTGCCGACTCGGCGCGGGGCGTGCTTGACGGCCATATCGTACTGTCCCGGCGCCTGGCCGAGGAGGGGCATTACCCGGCCATCGATATCGAGGCGTCCATCAGCCGGGTCATGCCGCAGGTGGTCAGCCCCGAGCAGATGACCGAAGCGCAGCAGTTCAAGCAGCTGTGGTCGCGCCTCTCGCAAAGCCGCGACCTGATCAGCGTCGGCGCCTACGTCGCCGGTGGCGATGCCGAAACTGACCTTGCCATCGCCCTGCAGCCGCGCCTGGTGCACTTCCTGCGCCAGGGCCTGAACGACAACGTCGGCATGCAGCAAAGCCGCGAGCATCTGGCCAGCGTGTTCGCCCAGCCCGCGGCTGGCGGCTGA
- the fliH gene encoding flagellar assembly protein FliH, with the protein MSTNEHLSELIRANDVEDFDRWALPSFDPEPEPEPEPEPEAVQEEIEEVPLEEVQPLTLEELESIRQEAYNEGFATGEREGFHSTQLKVRQEAEEALGAKLASLEQVMTHLLEPIADQDSQIEKAVVHLVGHIAREVVGRELRSDSSQIGQVLREALKLLPMGAENIRIHINPQDFELIKALRERHEERWKLLEDEALLPGGCRIETDHSRIDASMETRIEKAMAQLFDQLHDQSLHPAAPDLQVDLDSPDAP; encoded by the coding sequence ATGTCAACCAATGAGCACCTGAGTGAGCTGATTCGCGCCAACGACGTCGAGGACTTCGACCGCTGGGCGTTGCCCAGTTTCGATCCGGAGCCGGAACCTGAGCCTGAACCCGAGCCTGAAGCGGTTCAGGAAGAAATCGAAGAAGTGCCGCTGGAAGAAGTCCAGCCACTGACCCTCGAAGAGCTCGAAAGTATCCGCCAGGAAGCCTATAACGAAGGCTTTGCCACCGGCGAGCGCGAAGGCTTTCACAGCACCCAGCTCAAGGTTCGCCAGGAAGCTGAAGAGGCCCTGGGCGCCAAGCTGGCCAGCCTCGAACAGGTCATGACCCACCTGCTCGAACCCATCGCCGACCAGGACAGCCAGATTGAAAAGGCCGTGGTTCACCTGGTCGGACACATCGCCCGCGAGGTCGTTGGCCGCGAACTGCGCAGTGATTCCAGCCAGATCGGCCAGGTGCTGCGAGAGGCTCTGAAGCTGCTGCCAATGGGCGCCGAGAACATCCGTATCCATATCAACCCGCAAGACTTCGAGCTGATCAAAGCCTTGCGCGAGCGTCACGAGGAGCGCTGGAAGCTGCTCGAGGACGAAGCCCTGTTGCCAGGCGGTTGCCGCATCGAGACTGATCACAGCCGCATCGATGCAAGCATGGAAACCCGTATCGAAAAGGCCATGGCGCAGCTGTTCGACCAGCTCCATGACCAAAGCCTGCACCCGGCGGCACCCGACCTGCAGGTCGACCTGGACAGCCCCGATGCGCCTTGA
- the fliG gene encoding flagellar motor switch protein FliG, whose translation MSDNRALTAKLTRVDKAAILLLSLGETDAAQVLRHMGPKEVQRVGVAMAQVGNVHREQVEQVMSEFVEIVGDQTSLGVGSDGYIRKMLTQALGEDKANGLIDRILLGGNTSGLDSLKWMEPRAVADVIRYEHPQIQAIVVAYLDPDQAGEVLGNFDHKVRLDIILRVSSLNTVQPAALKELNQILEKQFSGNSNAARTTLGGIKRAADIMNFLDSSVEGQLMDAIRDIDGDLSEQIEDLMFVFNNLADVDDRGIQALLREVSSDVLVVSLKGADEKVKEKIFKNMSKRASELLRDDLEAKGPVRVSDVETAQKEILTIARRMAEAGEIVLGGKGGEEMI comes from the coding sequence ATGAGTGATAACCGAGCCCTTACCGCCAAACTGACCCGTGTCGACAAGGCTGCGATCCTGCTGCTGTCGCTGGGTGAAACCGATGCCGCGCAGGTGCTGCGGCACATGGGCCCCAAGGAAGTGCAGCGGGTCGGTGTGGCCATGGCGCAGGTGGGCAACGTCCATCGCGAGCAGGTCGAGCAGGTGATGAGCGAGTTCGTCGAGATCGTCGGCGACCAGACCAGCCTGGGCGTCGGCTCTGACGGCTACATCCGCAAGATGCTCACCCAGGCCCTGGGTGAGGACAAGGCCAACGGCCTGATCGACCGCATCCTGCTCGGTGGCAACACCAGCGGCCTGGACAGCCTCAAGTGGATGGAACCGCGCGCGGTGGCCGACGTCATCCGCTACGAGCACCCGCAGATCCAGGCCATCGTGGTGGCTTACCTGGACCCGGACCAGGCCGGTGAAGTGCTGGGCAACTTCGACCACAAGGTGCGCCTGGACATCATCCTGCGCGTCTCGTCGCTCAACACCGTACAGCCGGCGGCGCTCAAGGAGCTGAACCAGATCCTCGAGAAGCAGTTCTCGGGCAACTCCAACGCCGCGCGTACCACCCTGGGTGGTATCAAGCGGGCAGCGGACATCATGAACTTCCTCGACAGCTCCGTCGAAGGCCAGTTGATGGACGCGATCCGCGACATCGACGGCGACCTCTCCGAGCAGATCGAAGACCTCATGTTCGTCTTCAACAACCTGGCCGATGTCGACGACCGCGGTATCCAGGCGCTGCTGCGCGAAGTCTCCTCCGACGTGCTGGTGGTGTCGCTCAAGGGCGCCGACGAGAAGGTCAAGGAGAAGATTTTCAAGAACATGTCCAAGCGTGCCTCCGAGCTGCTGCGCGACGACCTCGAGGCCAAGGGCCCAGTGCGTGTCAGCGACGTCGAGACGGCGCAAAAGGAAATCCTCACCATCGCCCGCCGTATGGCCGAAGCCGGAGAAATCGTTCTCGGTGGCAAGGGCGGCGAAGAGATGATCTAA
- the fliF gene encoding flagellar basal-body MS-ring/collar protein FliF, with protein sequence MAEAVVDNVPAKSSGAAPKPPLFGMSFLENISQMPMLRQVGLLVGLAASVAIGFAVVLWSQQPDYRPLYGSLAGMDTKQVMDTLAAADIPYNVEPNSGALLVKADDISRARLKLAAAGVAPSDGNVGFEILDKEQGLGTSQFMEATRYRRGLEGELARTISSLNNVKGARVHLAIPKSSVFVRDERKPSASVLVELYPGRALEAGQVMAIVNLVATSVPELNKSQVTVVDQKGNLLSDQVENSELTMAGKQFDYSRRMEGLLTQRVHNILQPVLGNDRYKAEVSADLDFSAVESTSEQFNPDQPALRSEQSVNEQRSSSMGPQGVPGALSNQPPGPASAPQTTGGTQTAASAIQPGQPLLDANGQQIMDPATGQPMLAPYPADKRQQSTKNFELDRSISHTRQQQGRLTRLSVAVVVDDQLKVDPATGDAARTPWAAEDLARFTRLVQDAVGFDASRGDSVSVINVPFAADRGEVITEIPFYSQPWFWDIIKQVMGVLFILVLVFGVLRPVLNNITGNGKQGAGADGDMELGGMLGLDGDLANDRVSLGGPQSILLPSPSEGYDAQLNAIKSLVAEDPGRVAQVVKEWINADE encoded by the coding sequence ATGGCCGAAGCAGTCGTCGATAACGTGCCCGCGAAAAGCAGCGGGGCAGCGCCCAAGCCGCCGTTGTTCGGCATGTCGTTCCTGGAAAATATTTCGCAGATGCCAATGCTGCGTCAGGTCGGCCTGCTGGTCGGTCTGGCGGCGAGCGTGGCGATCGGCTTTGCCGTGGTGCTGTGGTCGCAGCAACCGGACTACCGGCCGCTGTACGGCAGCCTGGCCGGCATGGACACCAAGCAGGTCATGGATACCCTGGCCGCTGCCGACATCCCCTACAACGTCGAACCCAATTCCGGTGCCTTGCTGGTCAAGGCCGACGATATTTCCCGTGCCCGCCTGAAACTGGCCGCCGCCGGTGTAGCGCCGAGCGACGGCAATGTCGGTTTCGAGATCCTCGACAAGGAGCAGGGCCTGGGCACCAGTCAGTTCATGGAGGCCACCCGTTACCGTCGCGGCCTGGAAGGTGAGCTGGCGCGGACCATCTCCAGCCTCAACAACGTCAAGGGTGCGCGCGTGCACCTGGCGATCCCGAAGAGCTCGGTGTTCGTCCGTGACGAGCGCAAGCCAAGTGCTTCGGTACTGGTCGAGCTGTATCCGGGCCGTGCCCTGGAAGCCGGTCAGGTGATGGCCATCGTCAACCTGGTGGCCACCAGCGTGCCGGAGCTGAACAAGTCCCAGGTCACCGTGGTCGACCAGAAGGGCAACCTGCTGTCCGACCAGGTCGAGAACTCCGAGCTGACCATGGCCGGCAAGCAGTTCGACTACAGCCGCCGCATGGAAGGCCTGCTCACCCAGCGTGTGCACAACATTCTCCAGCCGGTGCTGGGTAACGACCGTTACAAGGCCGAAGTGTCGGCAGACCTGGACTTCAGCGCCGTCGAATCGACCTCCGAGCAGTTCAACCCCGACCAGCCGGCACTGCGCAGCGAACAGTCGGTCAACGAACAGCGCTCCAGCAGCATGGGCCCGCAAGGCGTGCCTGGTGCGTTGAGCAACCAGCCACCCGGCCCGGCCTCGGCGCCGCAGACCACCGGTGGCACGCAGACTGCCGCCAGCGCCATTCAACCTGGCCAGCCGCTGCTCGATGCCAACGGTCAGCAGATCATGGACCCGGCCACCGGCCAGCCGATGCTTGCGCCGTACCCGGCGGACAAGCGTCAGCAGTCGACCAAGAACTTCGAGCTCGACCGTTCCATCAGCCACACCCGTCAGCAGCAGGGTCGCCTGACCCGCCTGTCGGTAGCGGTGGTGGTCGATGACCAGCTCAAGGTCGACCCGGCCACCGGCGATGCCGCTCGCACCCCGTGGGCTGCCGAAGACCTGGCGCGCTTTACCCGCCTGGTGCAGGATGCGGTGGGCTTCGATGCCAGCCGTGGCGATAGCGTCAGCGTGATCAACGTACCGTTCGCCGCCGACCGTGGCGAGGTGATTACCGAGATTCCTTTCTACTCGCAGCCGTGGTTCTGGGACATCATCAAGCAGGTCATGGGCGTACTGTTCATCCTGGTCCTGGTGTTCGGCGTGCTGCGTCCGGTGCTCAACAACATCACCGGCAATGGCAAGCAAGGCGCCGGTGCCGATGGCGACATGGAACTGGGTGGCATGCTCGGTCTGGATGGCGATCTGGCCAACGACCGCGTGAGCCTGGGTGGTCCGCAAAGCATTCTGCTGCCAAGCCCGAGCGAGGGTTATGACGCACAGCTCAATGCAATCAAGAGCCTGGTGGCCGAAGATCCGGGTCGTGTGGCCCAGGTCGTGAAAGAGTGGATCAACGCCGATGAGTGA
- the fliE gene encoding flagellar hook-basal body complex protein FliE yields MSQGVEFNRLMLDMRAMQMDAMSMPKAAAAPELGSSNFADMLGQAINKVSDTQQASTQLANAFEIGKSGVDLTDVMIASQKASVSFQALTQVRNKLVQAYQDIMQMPV; encoded by the coding sequence ATGAGCCAAGGTGTTGAATTTAATCGATTGATGTTGGACATGCGGGCCATGCAAATGGACGCCATGTCGATGCCGAAGGCTGCCGCCGCGCCTGAGCTCGGTTCGAGCAATTTTGCCGATATGCTGGGGCAGGCCATCAACAAGGTCAGCGACACCCAGCAAGCCTCCACGCAGTTGGCGAATGCCTTCGAGATCGGTAAAAGTGGCGTAGACCTCACCGACGTAATGATCGCTTCGCAGAAAGCCAGCGTGTCGTTCCAGGCCTTGACCCAGGTGCGCAACAAGCTGGTGCAGGCCTATCAAGACATCATGCAGATGCCGGTATAA
- a CDS encoding sigma-54-dependent transcriptional regulator — protein sequence MKAIKVLLVEDDRALRQALADTLELGGFAYQAVGSAEEALEVVAGEAFSLVVSDVNMPGMDGHQLLALLRARQPQLPVLLMTAHAAVERAVEAMRQGAADYLVKPFEPKALLELVARHALGVVGAGEGEGPVAREPASAQLLELAARVARSDSTVLISGESGTGKEVLARYIHQQSLRAEQPFVAINCAAIPDNMLEATLFGHEKGSFTGAIAAQAGKFEQADGGTLLLDEISEMPLGLQAKLLRVLQEREVERVGGRKPIALDIRVVATTNRDLAGEVAAGRFREDLFYRLSVFPLAWKPLRERSADILPLAERLLARHVNKMKHAQVCLSPEAQACLQGYAWPGNVRELDNAIQRALILQQGGVIEAADFCLAGVLPMFAAAPVATVAPIEAEAAGGLGDDMRRHEFQMIIDTLRAERGRRKEAAERLGISPRTLRYKLAQMRDAGMDVEASLYAS from the coding sequence ATGAAAGCAATCAAGGTGCTGCTGGTCGAAGATGACCGCGCGCTGAGGCAGGCACTGGCCGACACCCTGGAGCTGGGCGGCTTTGCCTATCAGGCCGTGGGTTCGGCCGAAGAGGCACTGGAAGTGGTCGCCGGCGAGGCATTCAGCCTGGTGGTCAGTGATGTGAACATGCCAGGCATGGACGGGCACCAGTTGCTGGCCTTGCTGCGTGCGCGCCAGCCGCAGTTGCCGGTATTGCTGATGACCGCGCATGCCGCCGTCGAGCGTGCGGTCGAGGCCATGCGCCAGGGCGCGGCCGATTACCTGGTCAAGCCGTTCGAGCCCAAGGCCTTGCTTGAGCTGGTGGCACGTCACGCCCTGGGTGTGGTCGGCGCTGGCGAAGGTGAAGGGCCGGTGGCGCGCGAGCCTGCCAGTGCGCAGTTGCTGGAGCTGGCGGCGCGGGTCGCGCGCAGTGACTCGACCGTGCTGATCTCGGGCGAGTCCGGCACCGGCAAAGAGGTGCTGGCGCGCTACATTCACCAGCAATCGTTGCGCGCCGAGCAGCCGTTCGTGGCGATCAACTGTGCGGCGATCCCGGACAACATGCTCGAAGCCACCCTGTTCGGTCACGAGAAGGGCTCGTTCACTGGCGCTATTGCCGCCCAGGCCGGCAAGTTCGAGCAGGCCGACGGCGGCACCTTGCTGCTCGACGAGATTTCCGAAATGCCCCTGGGCCTGCAGGCCAAGCTGTTGCGGGTGCTGCAGGAGCGTGAAGTGGAGCGGGTCGGTGGGCGCAAGCCGATTGCCCTGGATATTCGCGTGGTCGCCACCACCAACCGTGACCTGGCTGGCGAAGTGGCGGCGGGGCGTTTTCGTGAAGACCTGTTCTATCGCCTGTCGGTGTTCCCGCTGGCATGGAAGCCGCTGCGCGAGCGTAGCGCCGATATTCTGCCGCTGGCCGAGCGCTTGCTGGCGCGCCACGTCAATAAAATGAAGCACGCGCAGGTGTGCCTGTCGCCTGAGGCCCAGGCCTGCCTGCAGGGCTATGCCTGGCCGGGCAACGTGCGCGAGCTCGACAACGCCATCCAGCGGGCCTTGATCCTGCAGCAGGGCGGGGTAATCGAGGCGGCGGATTTCTGTCTTGCCGGCGTCTTGCCGATGTTCGCCGCAGCGCCTGTAGCGACAGTCGCACCGATCGAGGCCGAGGCCGCAGGCGGTCTGGGCGATGACATGCGCCGTCATGAGTTTCAGATGATCATCGATACCCTGCGTGCCGAGCGCGGCCGCCGCAAGGAGGCTGCCGAGCGCCTGGGCATCAGCCCGCGCACCCTGCGCTACAAGCTGGCGCAGATGCGTGATGCCGGTATGGATGTCGAGGCCAGCCTGTACGCCAGCTGA
- a CDS encoding sensor histidine kinase → MPQVATISCVPEPKGPNAAEQESRLGLEQAFAMFDQVSSQLSESYSLLEARVTELKGELAVVSAQRMAELAEKERLANRLQNLLALLPGGVIVIDGLGRVREANPAASDLLGEPLVGELWREVIARSFAPREDDGHEVSLRDGRRLSIATRSLDAEPGQLVLLNDLTETRHLQDQLARHQRLSSLGRMVASLAHQIRTPLSAAMLYASHLAEQSLPVETQQRFAGNLKERLHELEHQVRDMLVFARGELPLTDRLTPKALFQALQQAAQTHVQGHAVRWQCDSHLGELLCNRDTLVGAMLNLIENALQASGEPARLKVHLYRREQVLHLCISDAGAGIDSALLVRLGEPFLTTKATGTGLGLAVVKAVARAHQGSLQIRSRPGRGTCARISLPLIGAQPAETE, encoded by the coding sequence ATGCCCCAGGTCGCCACCATCTCCTGTGTCCCTGAACCGAAGGGGCCGAACGCCGCCGAGCAGGAAAGCCGTCTTGGCCTCGAGCAGGCTTTTGCCATGTTCGATCAGGTGTCCAGCCAGCTCAGTGAATCCTACAGTCTGCTCGAAGCCCGGGTCACCGAGCTCAAGGGCGAGCTGGCGGTGGTCAGTGCCCAGCGCATGGCCGAGCTTGCCGAGAAGGAGCGCCTGGCCAACCGTCTGCAGAATTTGCTGGCGCTGTTGCCGGGCGGGGTCATCGTCATCGATGGCCTGGGCCGGGTGCGCGAGGCCAATCCTGCGGCCAGCGACTTGCTTGGCGAGCCGCTGGTGGGCGAGTTGTGGCGTGAGGTGATCGCTCGCAGTTTTGCCCCGCGCGAAGATGACGGCCACGAAGTGTCGTTGCGTGATGGCCGGCGCTTGTCGATTGCCACCCGTTCGCTGGACGCCGAGCCCGGGCAGCTGGTATTGCTCAATGACCTGACCGAAACCCGTCACCTGCAAGACCAACTGGCTCGCCACCAGCGTTTGTCCTCCTTGGGGCGCATGGTGGCGTCCCTGGCCCACCAGATCCGCACGCCCTTGTCGGCGGCCATGCTCTATGCCAGTCACCTGGCCGAGCAGAGCCTGCCGGTGGAAACCCAGCAGCGTTTCGCCGGCAACCTCAAGGAGCGCCTGCACGAACTGGAGCACCAGGTGCGTGACATGCTGGTGTTTGCCCGTGGCGAGTTGCCGCTGACCGATCGACTGACGCCCAAGGCCCTGTTCCAGGCCCTGCAGCAGGCCGCGCAGACCCATGTCCAGGGGCATGCGGTGCGCTGGCAGTGCGACAGTCACTTGGGGGAGCTGCTGTGCAACCGCGACACCCTGGTCGGCGCCATGCTCAACCTGATCGAGAACGCCCTGCAGGCCAGTGGCGAGCCTGCGCGACTCAAAGTTCACCTGTACCGGCGCGAGCAGGTCCTGCACCTGTGCATCAGCGATGCCGGTGCCGGTATCGACAGTGCCTTGCTGGTACGCCTGGGTGAGCCGTTCCTGACCACCAAGGCCACCGGCACCGGGCTCGGCCTGGCGGTGGTCAAGGCCGTGGCAAGGGCTCACCAGGGCAGTTTGCAAATACGTTCGCGACCCGGTCGCGGCACCTGTGCACGGATCAGCCTGCCGCTGATCGGCGCGCAGCCGGCGGAGACAGAGTAA
- the fleQ gene encoding transcriptional regulator FleQ, with product MWRETKILLIDDDSARRRDLAVVLNFLGEENLPCSSHDWQQVVESLSSSREVLCVLIGTVNAPASLMGLLKTVAGWDEFLPVLLLGEISSAELPDDLRRRVLSNLEMPPSYSKLLDSLHRAQVYREMYDQARERGRQREPNLFRSLVGTSRAIQHVRQMMQQVADTDASVLILGESGTGKEVVARNLHYHSKRREAPFVPVNCGAIPAELLESELFGHEKGAFTGAITSRAGRFELANGGTLFLDEIGDMPLPMQVKLLRVLQERTFERVGSNKTQSIDVRIIAATHKNLESMIEVGTFREDLYYRLNVFPIEMAPLRERVEDIPLLMNELISRMEHEKRGSIRFNSAAIMSLCRHGWPGNVRELANLVERMAIMHPYGVIGVSELPKKFRYVDDEDEQLVDSLRSDLEERVAINGHTPNFASHAMLPPEGLDLKDYLGGLEQGLIQQALDDANGIVARAAERLRIRRTTLVEKMRKYGMSRREGDEQAED from the coding sequence ATGTGGCGTGAAACCAAAATTCTCCTGATCGATGACGATAGCGCTCGCCGCCGTGATCTGGCGGTAGTGTTGAATTTTCTTGGCGAAGAAAATTTGCCCTGCTCGAGCCATGACTGGCAGCAGGTTGTCGAGTCGTTGTCATCCAGTCGTGAAGTGCTCTGTGTCCTGATCGGGACCGTGAATGCTCCGGCAAGTCTGATGGGCTTGCTTAAGACAGTGGCTGGGTGGGATGAGTTCCTTCCGGTTCTGCTTCTGGGTGAAATTTCTTCTGCCGAGCTGCCGGACGACCTGCGCCGTCGCGTTCTTTCCAACCTTGAAATGCCGCCGAGCTACAGCAAGTTGCTCGATTCGCTGCACCGTGCCCAGGTCTATCGCGAGATGTACGACCAGGCCCGCGAGCGCGGCCGCCAGCGCGAGCCCAACCTGTTCCGCAGCCTGGTCGGTACCAGCCGGGCCATCCAGCACGTGCGGCAGATGATGCAGCAGGTGGCCGACACCGACGCCAGCGTACTGATTCTCGGTGAGTCGGGCACGGGCAAGGAAGTGGTTGCGCGTAATCTGCACTATCACTCCAAGCGCCGCGAAGCGCCGTTCGTGCCGGTCAACTGCGGGGCGATTCCGGCCGAGCTGCTTGAAAGCGAACTGTTCGGTCACGAGAAGGGCGCCTTTACCGGGGCGATCACCAGCCGTGCCGGGCGTTTCGAACTGGCCAACGGCGGTACCCTGTTCCTCGACGAAATCGGCGACATGCCGTTGCCGATGCAGGTCAAGCTGCTGCGCGTGCTGCAGGAGCGCACCTTCGAGCGCGTGGGCAGCAACAAGACCCAGAGCATCGATGTGCGCATCATCGCCGCGACCCACAAGAACCTCGAAAGCATGATCGAGGTGGGTACCTTCCGCGAAGACCTGTACTACCGCCTCAACGTTTTCCCCATCGAGATGGCCCCGCTGCGCGAGCGCGTCGAGGACATTCCGCTGCTGATGAACGAGCTGATCTCGCGGATGGAGCACGAGAAGCGCGGTTCGATCCGCTTCAACTCGGCGGCAATCATGTCGCTGTGCCGGCACGGCTGGCCGGGCAACGTTCGCGAGCTGGCCAACCTGGTCGAGCGCATGGCGATCATGCACCCGTACGGGGTGATTGGCGTGTCGGAGCTGCCGAAGAAATTCCGCTACGTCGACGACGAAGACGAGCAACTGGTTGACAGCCTGCGTTCGGACCTGGAAGAGCGTGTGGCCATCAACGGCCATACGCCGAACTTCGCCAGCCACGCGATGCTGCCGCCCGAAGGCCTGGACCTCAAGGACTACCTCGGTGGGCTTGAGCAGGGCCTGATCCAGCAGGCGCTGGATGATGCCAACGGTATCGTCGCCCGTGCCGCCGAGCGCCTGCGCATCCGCCGTACCACCCTGGTGGAAAAAATGCGCAAGTACGGCATGAGCCGTCGCGAAGGGGATGAACAGGCGGAGGATTGA
- the fliT gene encoding flagellar protein FliT has product MSVVLERIEQTREALLGALASRDWEAISELDVSCRLCVDDVLAEASVDEATLRGKLEELLGVYRELIEVASGERQSIVDEMTQIRQAKNAAKVYHLFS; this is encoded by the coding sequence ATGAGTGTCGTGCTCGAACGTATCGAACAAACCCGCGAGGCATTGCTGGGTGCCCTGGCCAGTCGTGACTGGGAGGCGATCAGCGAGCTCGACGTCAGTTGCCGCCTGTGCGTGGACGATGTGCTGGCCGAAGCGTCGGTCGATGAGGCGACGCTGCGCGGCAAGCTCGAGGAGCTGCTGGGCGTTTACAGGGAATTAATTGAGGTTGCAAGTGGGGAGCGTCAATCAATAGTCGATGAGATGACGCAGATCCGACAAGCCAAAAACGCGGCAAAGGTATACCATTTGTTCAGCTGA
- the fliS gene encoding flagellar export chaperone FliS: protein MNPMLALRQYQKVNGVAQTSVASPHRLVQMLMQGGLDRIAQAKGAMARNDVAQRGILIGKAIGIVGGLREGLDLENHADSLADLDNLYSYMSKRLVEANVQNDPEILNEVARLLITVKEGWDAIGDQLADA from the coding sequence ATGAATCCGATGTTGGCCCTTCGGCAGTATCAGAAAGTCAACGGCGTGGCCCAGACCTCTGTGGCCAGCCCGCATCGTCTGGTGCAGATGCTGATGCAGGGTGGCCTTGATCGCATTGCCCAGGCCAAGGGCGCCATGGCGCGTAACGACGTAGCTCAGCGCGGTATCCTGATTGGCAAGGCGATCGGTATCGTCGGCGGTTTGCGTGAAGGTCTGGACCTGGAAAACCATGCTGACTCGCTGGCCGATCTGGATAACCTGTATTCGTACATGAGCAAGCGCCTGGTCGAGGCGAACGTGCAGAACGATCCGGAAATCCTCAACGAAGTGGCGCGTCTGCTGATTACCGTCAAGGAAGGCTGGGACGCGATCGGCGATCAACTCGCCGACGCCTAG